A DNA window from Engystomops pustulosus chromosome 10, aEngPut4.maternal, whole genome shotgun sequence contains the following coding sequences:
- the LOC140104301 gene encoding DNA damage-regulated autophagy modulator protein 1-like isoform X1: MEFRGLGFVPLFIAFWCTAWLVVSYTLTVIYGHAPLLMYISETGNMYPEYITFKIGFLGMSIGTLVLMLLLYKVILLHVEAYGARQPIIQKILLALGITCCIGIAVMAVFKMEFYPMTHRVGSVISFTCGCIYNLWQAILLYKVPGTRRAICHIRMVSSAMAFIGIIVYNGCRVPVYTKLCTGECGMFIQMICIIIEWLILLLILIQVVTCFQPMQVSRCSPYYYLSYCNNIIITLYNARIYYKDMCFFFSTYH, from the exons ATGGAGTTTAGAGGATTGGGGTTCGTCCCCCTCTTCATTGCCTTTTGGTGTACGGCCTGGCTTGTGGTCAGCTACACCCTGACTGTTATCTATGGCCATGCCCCCCTGCTGATGTACATCAG CGAAACAGGAAATATGTATCCTGAATACATCACATTTAAAATCGGATTTCTTGGAATGTCCATTGGCA CTCTGGTTCTGATGTTGCTCCTCTATAAAGTCATCCTGCTTCATGTTGAGGCCTACGGAGCTCGTCAGCCCATCATACAGAAGATCCTGCTGGCGTTGGGAATAACATGCTGTATTGGCATAGCTGTGATGGCTGTGTTTAAG ATGGAATTTTATCCAATGACACATCGGGTTGGCTCAGTAATTTCCTTTACTTGTGGCTGCATTTACAACCTGTGGCAGGCCATACTACTCTACAAAGTACCTGGAACCCGCAGAGCCATCTGCCATATAAGAATGGTGTCCAGCGCAATGGCCTTCATCGGTATTATTGTCT ATAATGGATGTCGTGTACCAGTGTACACCAAGCTGTGCACCGGAGAGTGTGGGATG TTCATTCAAATGATTTGCATCATCATAGAATGGTTGATTCTGCTCCTCATCCTAATACAGGTAGTTACCTGCTTTCAGCCTATGCAGGTCAGTAGATGCTCACCTTATTATTACCTCTCATACTGTAATAACATTATTATTACTCTTTACAATGCCAGGATTTATTATAAGGATATGTGTTTTTTCTTTAGCACTTATCATTGA
- the LOC140104538 gene encoding DNA damage-regulated autophagy modulator protein 1-like isoform X2, translating into MEFRGLGFVPLFIAFWCTAWVAVSYTLTVIYGHAPLLMYISDTGNYYPEKITFKIGFLGMSNANLFLALLLYNFILLHAEAFGARQPMIQKILLAMGITSCIGTAVMSVFETAFYPVTHGVGAIFAFACGCVYNLWQAILLYKVPGIRRAICHIRMASSAMAFIGVITFSGCQLSVFTKLCIGDYAKQLSLTVSWKGYTICKRENQDSAV; encoded by the exons ATGGAGTTTAGAGGATTGGGGTTCGTCCCCCTCTTCATTGCCTTTTGGTGTACGGCCTGGGTTGCGGTCAGCTACACCCTGACTGTTATCTATGGCCATGCCCCCCTGCTGATGTATATCAG CGATACAGGAAATTATTATCCTGAAAAGATCACATTTAAAATCGGATTCCTTGGGATGTCCAATGCCA ATCTGTTTCTGGCGTTGCTCCTGTACAATTTCATCCTGCTTCATGCTGAGGCCTTTGGAGCTCGTCAGCCCATGATACAGAAGATCCTGCTGGCGATGGGAATAACATCCTGTATTGGCACCGCTGTGATGTCTGTGTTTGAG ACCGCTTTTTATCCAGTGACGCACGGGGTAGGAGCAATCTTCGCCTTTGCTTGTGGCTGCGTTTACAACCTGTGGCAGGCCATACTACTCTACAAAGTTCCTGGAATCCGCAGAGCCATCTGCCATATAAGAATGGCGTCCAGCGCAATGGCCTTCATCGGTGTTATTACCT TCTCTGGATGTCAGTTATCGGTGTTCACCAAGCTGTGCATTGGGGACTATGCGAAG CAATTGTCATTGACAGTGTCCTGGAAAGGCTACACCATCTGCAAAAGAGAGAACCAGGACTCTGCAGTGTAA
- the LOC140104538 gene encoding DNA damage-regulated autophagy modulator protein 1-like isoform X1: protein MEFRGLGFVPLFIAFWCTAWVAVSYTLTVIYGHAPLLMYISDTGNYYPEKITFKIGFLGMSNANLFLALLLYNFILLHAEAFGARQPMIQKILLAMGITSCIGTAVMSVFETAFYPVTHGVGAIFAFACGCVYNLWQAILLYKVPGIRRAICHIRMASSAMAFIGVITFSGCQLSVFTKLCIGDYAKISEIVSIGTEWSMLLLILIYILTCFEPMQQLSLTVSWKGYTICKRENQDSAV, encoded by the exons ATGGAGTTTAGAGGATTGGGGTTCGTCCCCCTCTTCATTGCCTTTTGGTGTACGGCCTGGGTTGCGGTCAGCTACACCCTGACTGTTATCTATGGCCATGCCCCCCTGCTGATGTATATCAG CGATACAGGAAATTATTATCCTGAAAAGATCACATTTAAAATCGGATTCCTTGGGATGTCCAATGCCA ATCTGTTTCTGGCGTTGCTCCTGTACAATTTCATCCTGCTTCATGCTGAGGCCTTTGGAGCTCGTCAGCCCATGATACAGAAGATCCTGCTGGCGATGGGAATAACATCCTGTATTGGCACCGCTGTGATGTCTGTGTTTGAG ACCGCTTTTTATCCAGTGACGCACGGGGTAGGAGCAATCTTCGCCTTTGCTTGTGGCTGCGTTTACAACCTGTGGCAGGCCATACTACTCTACAAAGTTCCTGGAATCCGCAGAGCCATCTGCCATATAAGAATGGCGTCCAGCGCAATGGCCTTCATCGGTGTTATTACCT TCTCTGGATGTCAGTTATCGGTGTTCACCAAGCTGTGCATTGGGGACTATGCGAAG ATCAGTGAAATTGTTTCCATTGGCACAGAGTGGTCGATGCTTCTCCTCATCCTGATATATATACTTACCTGCTTTGAGCCTATGCAG CAATTGTCATTGACAGTGTCCTGGAAAGGCTACACCATCTGCAAAAGAGAGAACCAGGACTCTGCAGTGTAA
- the LOC140104301 gene encoding DNA damage-regulated autophagy modulator protein 1-like isoform X2: MEFRGLGFVPLFIAFWCTAWLVVSYTLTVIYGHAPLLMYISETGNMYPEYITFKIGFLGMSIGTLVLMLLLYKVILLHVEAYGARQPIIQKILLALGITCCIGIAVMAVFKMEFYPMTHRVGSVISFTCGCIYNLWQAILLYKVPGTRRAICHIRMVSSAMAFIGIIVYNGCRVPVYTKLCTGECGMFIQMICIIIEWLILLLILIQVVTCFQPMQHLSLTVSWKGFTISRRENQDSAV, from the exons ATGGAGTTTAGAGGATTGGGGTTCGTCCCCCTCTTCATTGCCTTTTGGTGTACGGCCTGGCTTGTGGTCAGCTACACCCTGACTGTTATCTATGGCCATGCCCCCCTGCTGATGTACATCAG CGAAACAGGAAATATGTATCCTGAATACATCACATTTAAAATCGGATTTCTTGGAATGTCCATTGGCA CTCTGGTTCTGATGTTGCTCCTCTATAAAGTCATCCTGCTTCATGTTGAGGCCTACGGAGCTCGTCAGCCCATCATACAGAAGATCCTGCTGGCGTTGGGAATAACATGCTGTATTGGCATAGCTGTGATGGCTGTGTTTAAG ATGGAATTTTATCCAATGACACATCGGGTTGGCTCAGTAATTTCCTTTACTTGTGGCTGCATTTACAACCTGTGGCAGGCCATACTACTCTACAAAGTACCTGGAACCCGCAGAGCCATCTGCCATATAAGAATGGTGTCCAGCGCAATGGCCTTCATCGGTATTATTGTCT ATAATGGATGTCGTGTACCAGTGTACACCAAGCTGTGCACCGGAGAGTGTGGGATG TTCATTCAAATGATTTGCATCATCATAGAATGGTTGATTCTGCTCCTCATCCTAATACAGGTAGTTACCTGCTTTCAGCCTATGCAG CACTTATCATTGACAGTGTCCTGGAAAGGCTTCACCATCTCCAGAAGAGAGAACCAGGATTCTGCAGTGTAA